Proteins from one Streptomyces sp. NBC_00390 genomic window:
- a CDS encoding bifunctional serine/threonine-protein kinase/ABC transporter substrate-binding protein: protein MESLRGADPARIAGYRLLRRLGAGGMGVVYLARSPGGALAAVKVIRAAHAYDAGFRARFRREVETAGRVINPWVVPLLDADPDAESPWLATAFVPGPSLAEAVEEYGPLPYGTVRVLGARLAEALDAVHGAGLVHRDVKPGNALLAVDGPRLIDFGIARMPEDTALTASGMVVGSPGFLSPEQAQGRGREIGPASDVFSLGCLLAYVVTGERPFGRSSAAEMLVRTVHDEPDLDGVPEPLLPLLRACLLKEPGSRPALAEVRRALDGAGEGGGWLPESLVQLIARRSTAVLALPAVEATEVSGATAADAPTGDETAVGPGGATRRRFLGLGSAAGVLAAGGTAAWWTANRPVRASATDGAEARLPRLVVALHADLSGSGRTTGRAQANGVRVAVDRLNSRAGRGFDLTLQVHDDEGSTARARQVARRLAADDRVRAVIGPTTDASAKATLDLYQQARLPMVSVSVGLDGLSSTKYRVYAATRPGDATLAAAITAYLVRTADARRTVLIDDATEGDFSWKICAGIDDAVPSGQRTTVRRALAAADDSDGVFRALAESVTDAGTDAVVFAGGYTRAARLARALRSAGYSGARLATQRALDSRFLASAGDAAEGWVFATAFLDPTRVPAAKSFVTAYRARFGTAPPWYSAEAYDATLFVARAMTALGASREERGAIVGRLRETDYRGITKRLRYDSSTHSYTDAMYLFRATEGAFRCLGDYRDATA, encoded by the coding sequence ATGGAGTCGTTGCGCGGCGCCGACCCGGCCAGGATCGCGGGATACAGGTTGCTTCGTCGGCTGGGCGCGGGCGGCATGGGCGTGGTGTACCTGGCCCGCTCCCCCGGAGGTGCGCTCGCCGCGGTGAAGGTGATCCGCGCGGCGCACGCGTACGACGCGGGATTCCGGGCGCGTTTCCGCCGGGAGGTGGAGACGGCAGGCAGGGTCATCAACCCCTGGGTGGTGCCGCTGCTCGACGCGGACCCGGACGCCGAGTCTCCGTGGCTCGCCACGGCGTTCGTGCCAGGGCCCTCACTGGCGGAGGCGGTGGAGGAGTACGGCCCGTTGCCGTACGGGACCGTCCGCGTCCTGGGGGCGCGGCTGGCCGAGGCGCTGGACGCGGTGCACGGGGCGGGTCTTGTGCACCGGGACGTCAAGCCCGGCAATGCGCTGCTCGCGGTCGACGGACCACGGCTGATCGACTTCGGTATCGCCCGGATGCCGGAGGACACCGCGCTCACCGCCAGCGGGATGGTGGTCGGCTCCCCCGGATTCCTCTCCCCCGAACAGGCCCAGGGCAGGGGCCGGGAGATCGGGCCGGCCAGTGACGTCTTCTCACTCGGCTGTCTGCTGGCGTACGTCGTGACGGGCGAGCGCCCCTTCGGGCGGAGCTCCGCGGCCGAGATGTTGGTGCGCACGGTCCACGACGAGCCGGACCTGGACGGCGTACCGGAGCCGTTGCTGCCGCTGCTGCGGGCGTGCCTGCTGAAGGAGCCCGGCTCCCGGCCGGCCCTGGCCGAGGTACGGCGGGCCCTGGACGGTGCGGGCGAGGGCGGGGGCTGGTTGCCGGAGTCCCTGGTCCAGCTGATCGCGCGCCGTTCGACCGCCGTGCTCGCCCTGCCCGCCGTCGAGGCAACCGAGGTGTCCGGGGCGACGGCGGCCGACGCACCGACCGGCGACGAGACGGCCGTCGGCCCGGGAGGCGCCACACGCCGTCGCTTCCTGGGACTGGGCTCGGCCGCCGGGGTCCTGGCGGCCGGCGGAACGGCAGCCTGGTGGACGGCGAACCGCCCCGTCCGCGCCTCGGCAACGGACGGCGCCGAGGCGCGGCTGCCGCGTCTGGTGGTCGCCCTGCACGCCGACCTGAGCGGCAGCGGCCGTACGACGGGCCGCGCCCAGGCGAACGGCGTCCGGGTCGCCGTCGACCGCCTCAACTCCCGCGCCGGCCGCGGCTTCGACCTGACGCTCCAGGTGCACGACGACGAAGGCAGCACGGCCCGGGCACGACAGGTCGCCCGGCGGCTGGCGGCCGACGACCGGGTCCGCGCCGTGATCGGGCCGACCACCGACGCCAGCGCGAAGGCCACCCTCGACCTCTACCAGCAGGCACGGCTCCCGATGGTCTCCGTGTCGGTCGGACTCGACGGCCTGTCCTCCACGAAGTACCGGGTGTACGCGGCCACCCGCCCCGGCGACGCGACCCTGGCGGCGGCGATCACCGCGTACCTCGTTCGCACCGCCGACGCCCGCAGGACGGTGCTGATCGACGATGCGACCGAGGGCGACTTCAGCTGGAAGATCTGCGCGGGCATCGATGACGCCGTGCCATCCGGGCAGCGCACCACGGTCCGGCGCGCCCTCGCCGCCGCGGACGATTCGGACGGCGTCTTCCGCGCCCTCGCGGAGTCGGTGACGGACGCGGGCACGGACGCGGTGGTGTTCGCCGGCGGATACACGCGGGCCGCGCGACTGGCCCGCGCGCTGCGCTCCGCCGGCTACTCCGGTGCGCGGCTGGCCACCCAGCGCGCCCTCGACTCCCGCTTCCTCGCCTCGGCGGGCGACGCCGCCGAGGGCTGGGTGTTCGCCACGGCCTTCCTCGATCCGACCCGGGTACCGGCCGCGAAGTCGTTCGTCACCGCCTACCGCGCACGATTCGGCACCGCCCCGCCCTGGTACTCCGCCGAGGCCTACGACGCGACGCTCTTCGTGGCCCGAGCCATGACGGCCCTGGGCGCGTCCCGTGAGGAACGGGGCGCGATCGTGGGCCGGTTGCGCGAGACCGACTACCGAGGGATCACCAAACGGCTGCGCTACGACTCGTCCACCCACAGCTACACGGACGCGATGTACCTGTTCCGGGCGACCGAGGGCGCCTTCCGCTGCCTCGGCGACTACCGGGACGCCACGGCCTGA
- a CDS encoding family 2 encapsulin nanocompartment cargo protein terpene cyclase, with the protein MPDSGLSPLQSSLPAAAARFGPHALTHATGVEAAAATLPALPALPSVPLPAAGAVPVAVSVPDNAPGGDLIAPHVREGAAAARQPSPALDRILRGPTGLGTSGLYPGPREESPAPPAPEAPVEGKPIPGLYYHPVPEPDPARVEEVGRRIKDWAVDEVELYPEDWEGQFDGFSVGRYMVACHPDAPTVDHLMIATRLMVAENAVDDYYCEDHGGSPIGLGGRLLLAHTALDPLHTTKEYQPQWAQSLHADAPRRAYHSAMQYFVQQATPSQADRFRHDMARLHLGYLAEGAWAQTDHTPEVWEYLVMRQFNNFRPCPTITDTVGGYELPADLHAQPAMQRVLALAGNVSTIVNDLYSYTKELAAPGRHLNLPVVIAEREGIADRDAYLKAVEVHNDLMHDFEAEAAALAAACPVPSVLRFLRGVAVWVDGNHYWHQTNTYRYSLPDFW; encoded by the coding sequence ATGCCCGATTCTGGGCTTTCCCCTCTGCAGTCGAGCCTGCCTGCCGCTGCGGCCCGCTTCGGGCCGCATGCCCTCACCCACGCCACTGGCGTCGAAGCCGCTGCCGCCACCCTGCCTGCCTTGCCCGCCCTGCCTTCCGTTCCCCTACCTGCCGCAGGGGCCGTGCCCGTAGCCGTGTCCGTACCCGACAACGCCCCGGGTGGCGACCTGATCGCTCCGCACGTGCGGGAGGGCGCTGCCGCGGCGAGGCAACCGAGCCCGGCCCTGGACCGGATCCTTCGCGGCCCCACCGGTCTCGGCACGTCGGGTCTGTATCCGGGCCCGCGCGAGGAGTCGCCGGCGCCTCCGGCGCCAGAGGCACCGGTGGAGGGCAAACCGATCCCGGGCCTCTATTACCACCCGGTGCCGGAACCTGATCCGGCGCGGGTGGAGGAGGTCGGTCGCAGGATCAAGGACTGGGCGGTGGACGAGGTCGAGCTGTATCCCGAGGATTGGGAGGGCCAGTTCGACGGCTTCTCCGTCGGGCGCTACATGGTTGCCTGCCATCCGGACGCTCCGACCGTCGACCACCTGATGATCGCTACGCGGCTGATGGTCGCCGAGAACGCGGTCGACGACTACTACTGCGAGGACCACGGAGGTTCGCCCATCGGCCTCGGCGGACGCCTTCTTCTGGCGCACACCGCCCTCGACCCCCTTCACACCACGAAGGAATACCAGCCGCAGTGGGCACAGTCGCTCCACGCCGACGCCCCGCGGCGCGCCTACCACTCCGCCATGCAGTACTTCGTCCAACAGGCCACCCCCTCCCAGGCCGACCGGTTCCGGCACGACATGGCCCGTCTGCACCTGGGGTACCTCGCCGAGGGTGCCTGGGCCCAGACGGACCACACGCCCGAGGTGTGGGAGTACCTGGTGATGCGGCAGTTCAACAACTTCCGGCCCTGCCCCACCATCACCGACACGGTCGGCGGCTACGAACTGCCGGCGGACCTGCATGCCCAGCCCGCCATGCAGCGCGTTCTCGCGCTCGCCGGGAACGTCAGCACCATCGTCAACGACCTGTACTCGTACACCAAGGAACTCGCCGCCCCCGGTCGGCACCTGAACCTGCCAGTGGTGATCGCCGAACGTGAGGGCATTGCCGACCGGGATGCCTACCTGAAGGCGGTCGAGGTCCACAACGACCTCATGCACGACTTCGAAGCCGAAGCCGCTGCTCTGGCCGCCGCCTGTCCCGTCCCGAGCGTGCTGCGCTTCCTCCGGGGAGTGGCCGTATGGGTCGACGGCAACCACTACTGGCACCAGACCAACACCTATCGATACAGCCTGCCCGATTTCTGGTAA
- a CDS encoding geranyl diphosphate 2-C-methyltransferase, producing the protein MTSTELTTINGTSAFVPAPASPYQGDIARYWDHEARPVNLRLGDVDGLYHHHYGIGDVDHAVLGDASDREYEKKLIAELHRLESAQAEVLLDHLGSIGHDDMLVDAGCGRGGSMVMAHQRFGCKVEGVTLSAKQADFANRRAHELGVEDHVHARVCNMLDTPFETGQAAASWNNESSMYVDLHDLFAEHSRILAVGGRYVTITGCWNPRYGQPSKWVSQINAHFECNIHSRREYLRAMADNRLVPQTVIDLTAATLPYWELRATSSLVTGIEEAFINSYKDGSFQYLLIAADRI; encoded by the coding sequence GTGACCAGCACCGAGCTCACCACCATCAACGGCACCTCCGCGTTCGTTCCCGCTCCGGCGTCGCCCTACCAGGGGGACATCGCCCGTTACTGGGATCACGAGGCCAGGCCCGTGAACCTGCGTCTCGGCGATGTCGACGGGCTCTACCACCATCACTACGGCATCGGTGACGTCGACCATGCCGTCCTCGGGGACGCAAGCGACCGCGAGTACGAGAAAAAACTGATCGCCGAACTCCACCGCCTGGAGTCGGCGCAGGCCGAAGTCCTCCTGGACCACCTCGGCTCCATCGGGCACGACGACATGCTCGTGGACGCCGGCTGCGGCCGGGGTGGTTCGATGGTGATGGCCCACCAGCGGTTCGGATGCAAGGTCGAGGGTGTCACCCTCTCGGCCAAGCAGGCCGATTTCGCGAACCGGCGCGCCCATGAACTCGGCGTGGAGGACCATGTTCACGCCCGCGTGTGCAACATGCTCGACACGCCCTTCGAGACAGGGCAGGCCGCGGCCTCGTGGAACAACGAGTCGAGTATGTACGTCGACCTCCACGACCTCTTTGCCGAGCACTCCCGCATCCTCGCGGTCGGCGGCCGCTACGTGACCATCACCGGCTGCTGGAACCCGCGTTACGGACAGCCCTCGAAGTGGGTTTCCCAGATCAACGCGCACTTCGAGTGCAACATCCACTCCCGCCGGGAATACCTGCGCGCCATGGCCGACAACCGTCTCGTACCGCAGACCGTCATCGACCTGACTGCTGCGACCCTCCCCTACTGGGAGCTGCGGGCCACGTCGTCCCTGGTCACCGGCATCGAAGAGGCGTTCATCAACTCCTATAAGGACGGCTCCTTCCAGTACCTCCTGATTGCGGCTGACCGCATCTGA
- a CDS encoding ATP-binding protein — protein sequence MVGNGDALEPAWDETATMLIGRADELKRLISVIGGLGQDGVPAVVDIAGDAGMGKSRLLSELCARARQDGLSVLRGRATEYEQHTPFQTFTDAFADVDRAFLDSDAVPEVAASVLRGADSAQGSDSGSGNRDRFGLYRAVAEVLTKLGERSGLVMALDDLHWADPASLELLDHVIRHPVGGRVLLVVARRERQTPHSLAAALTRGVDSGAVLRMALRPLPEQASIEALASDLPPGDAKQIYESSEGNPLYLHCLLHAYRHGASSRGSTVRAHDDTASAVPSGLGSLLLDELTALTATQRRTAEAVAVLGDHATPAMLSLTTGHTTPEELGDCIGALARRDLLRMGSDGRWTLRHPLLRALVYENTAAPRRAEIHRDAADELARAGASAAERAHHVERSLVGWDPVSAAVLSEAAAQFAHTAPATAAHLLDVVLRIMPDTPACAQQRGELMLARARALGVGGSLRESRDLLHTLISRSGQDDASLRRDAIALCAMMERHLGHSPEATALLQRELTRSPGPEPRQAVSMGLALGMAALNTVSYPDVRDEIERTLAVARSNGDLMGEMGALALGALGEAYEGETAAARRFADVAAGLADGLTDPNLTELCESLVWLAWAEGLLERYADAERHADRGLDIARRSGQVHVLPHLLSSKAFVHLNTCRLPSALESAEEAEAVARAIGSSDLLAFTLCFKALILLVRSPLGDTRALTTAEEAVAAAGGSRHWWASLARCMLGHTALVSGDPHRAQESILNAGGPELLGLQPSIRPGQLDTLVSTAIAIGDAEQAARWAARAVEEADRMGLHGQRGAALRAEAALAQHHGDSRAAAHLFERAAQEYAPSGATLWEAYSLLLATVQAQAAGDGSRAVAMWERARRLADDGGARLLSDLASMVRPQAEKPVRAPTELDQLTTREREIAELVAEGLSNQAIATKLYLSRRTVETHLSAIYRKTSVPSRSALAGLMTRAALDRRA from the coding sequence GTGGTGGGGAATGGAGACGCGCTGGAACCGGCGTGGGACGAGACAGCGACGATGCTGATCGGCAGAGCTGACGAACTGAAGCGGCTCATCTCGGTGATCGGCGGCCTGGGGCAGGACGGCGTTCCCGCTGTCGTGGACATCGCCGGAGACGCCGGCATGGGGAAGAGCCGGCTGCTGAGCGAGCTCTGTGCGCGGGCGCGGCAGGATGGGCTGAGCGTGCTGCGCGGCAGGGCCACGGAGTACGAGCAGCACACTCCGTTCCAGACGTTCACGGACGCGTTCGCCGACGTCGATCGTGCCTTTCTCGACTCGGATGCCGTGCCCGAGGTGGCGGCATCGGTGCTGCGCGGAGCCGACAGTGCGCAGGGCTCGGATTCGGGTTCGGGCAACCGTGACCGGTTCGGCCTCTATCGCGCCGTCGCGGAAGTGCTGACCAAGCTCGGGGAGCGCAGCGGGTTGGTGATGGCCCTGGACGACCTGCACTGGGCGGATCCCGCGTCTTTGGAATTGTTGGACCATGTGATCCGGCACCCGGTGGGCGGCCGCGTGCTTCTGGTCGTGGCCCGACGAGAACGGCAGACGCCGCACTCCCTTGCCGCTGCTCTGACACGCGGCGTCGACAGTGGGGCCGTACTGCGTATGGCGCTGCGACCGCTGCCCGAGCAGGCGTCGATCGAGGCGCTCGCCTCCGACCTGCCACCGGGCGACGCGAAGCAGATCTACGAATCCAGCGAGGGCAACCCGCTGTACCTCCACTGCCTTCTGCACGCCTACCGGCATGGCGCGTCGTCGCGCGGCTCCACCGTCCGGGCCCACGACGACACCGCGTCCGCAGTGCCGAGCGGACTGGGATCCCTGCTCCTGGACGAACTGACCGCGCTGACCGCGACGCAGCGCCGTACCGCCGAAGCAGTGGCAGTCCTCGGAGACCATGCCACGCCCGCAATGCTGAGCCTGACGACCGGACACACCACCCCGGAGGAACTCGGCGACTGCATCGGTGCGCTGGCGCGGCGCGATCTGCTGCGCATGGGGTCCGACGGCCGCTGGACACTGCGCCACCCGCTGCTGCGGGCACTCGTCTACGAGAACACCGCCGCTCCACGCCGTGCCGAGATCCACCGCGACGCGGCGGACGAACTGGCCCGGGCAGGTGCCTCCGCCGCCGAGCGTGCTCATCACGTCGAACGGTCGCTGGTCGGCTGGGATCCCGTGTCGGCGGCCGTGTTGAGTGAGGCGGCCGCCCAGTTCGCCCACACGGCGCCGGCGACGGCCGCTCATCTTCTGGACGTCGTCCTCCGGATCATGCCGGACACGCCCGCCTGCGCACAGCAGCGTGGAGAGTTGATGCTGGCGCGCGCCAGAGCACTCGGTGTGGGCGGCAGCCTGCGGGAAAGCCGTGACCTGCTCCACACGCTGATCAGTAGGTCCGGGCAGGACGACGCATCGCTGCGCAGGGATGCGATAGCGCTGTGCGCCATGATGGAACGGCATCTCGGACACTCCCCGGAAGCGACAGCCCTGCTGCAGCGGGAACTGACCCGCAGTCCGGGCCCCGAGCCCCGCCAGGCGGTCTCCATGGGACTCGCGCTGGGCATGGCCGCCCTGAACACCGTCTCCTACCCCGACGTCCGTGACGAGATCGAGCGGACGCTCGCGGTGGCCCGCTCCAACGGCGACCTCATGGGTGAGATGGGGGCTTTGGCGCTGGGGGCGCTGGGAGAGGCCTACGAAGGGGAGACGGCGGCGGCCCGCCGGTTCGCCGATGTCGCCGCCGGGCTCGCAGACGGTCTCACCGACCCCAACCTCACGGAACTGTGCGAGTCGCTGGTGTGGCTGGCCTGGGCGGAAGGCCTGCTCGAGCGCTACGCCGACGCGGAACGCCACGCCGACCGGGGTCTGGACATCGCCCGCCGCAGCGGTCAGGTCCACGTCCTGCCACACCTGCTGAGCAGCAAGGCATTCGTGCACCTCAACACCTGTCGGCTGCCGTCCGCCCTGGAGTCGGCCGAGGAGGCGGAAGCCGTCGCACGAGCCATCGGCAGCAGCGATCTCCTGGCCTTCACCCTGTGCTTCAAGGCGCTGATCCTTCTCGTGCGGTCCCCCCTGGGTGACACCAGGGCCTTGACGACCGCCGAGGAGGCCGTGGCTGCGGCCGGTGGCAGCAGACACTGGTGGGCGTCGTTGGCCAGGTGCATGCTCGGTCACACGGCGCTCGTGAGCGGAGACCCGCACCGTGCGCAGGAGTCCATCCTGAACGCCGGCGGTCCCGAACTCCTGGGGCTGCAGCCCTCCATACGCCCCGGCCAGCTGGACACCCTCGTCAGCACCGCCATCGCCATCGGTGACGCCGAGCAGGCCGCGCGCTGGGCCGCACGAGCCGTCGAGGAAGCCGACCGGATGGGTCTTCACGGTCAGCGCGGGGCGGCACTGCGCGCCGAGGCGGCGCTCGCCCAGCACCACGGTGACAGCCGCGCGGCCGCACACCTCTTCGAGCGCGCCGCGCAGGAGTACGCGCCGTCCGGTGCGACGCTCTGGGAGGCGTACTCCCTGCTTCTGGCGACCGTCCAGGCGCAGGCCGCCGGCGACGGTTCGCGCGCCGTCGCGATGTGGGAGCGGGCCCGCCGTCTCGCCGACGACGGCGGCGCGCGCCTGCTGTCCGACCTGGCCTCGATGGTGCGCCCCCAGGCCGAGAAACCCGTGCGCGCACCCACGGAGCTCGACCAACTGACCACACGTGAACGGGAGATCGCCGAACTCGTCGCCGAAGGGCTGAGCAACCAAGCCATCGCGACGAAGCTGTACCTCAGCCGCCGCACGGTCGAGACCCACCTGTCGGCCATCTACCGGAAGACCTCCGTGCCGTCCCGCTCGGCACTGGCAGGCCTCATGACGCGTGCGGCCCTGGACCGTCGCGCGTGA
- a CDS encoding family 2B encapsulin nanocompartment shell protein, with protein sequence MTVETGPEAQLEPPRQSSLSTAAARNLATTTKSAPQMQEITSRWLLRMLPWVETKGGAYRVNRRLSYTVGDGRIEFVQDGADVRVIPRELGELAVLRGFEDVEVLTAIADRCVQRDFRAGEVLAERGTPAEQIHLIAHGRINQTSVGKYGDEAAVAVLADGDRFGENALLDADARWDCTATAETSGTLLTLSRGDFAAVLSSAPSLQAHIRRFSSLSLQRQNRHGEAEIAMSAGHTGEVALPGAFVDYELKPREYELSVAQTVLRVHTRVADLYNGPMNQTEEQLRLTIEALRERQEHELINNREFGLLHNADFKQRIQPHSGPPTPDDLDELLCRRRGTKLFLAHPRTIAAIGRELNARGIYPGNVDLGGQRVPAWRGVPILPCNKIPISKEGTSSILAMRTGENNQGVIGLRQTGLPEEYEPGLSVRCTGVSEQAIISYLVTTYYSAAILVSNALGVLENVQIGRRLN encoded by the coding sequence ATGACCGTTGAGACCGGCCCGGAAGCACAGTTGGAGCCACCCCGGCAGTCCAGCCTGAGCACTGCGGCTGCCCGCAACCTTGCCACCACGACCAAGTCCGCACCCCAGATGCAGGAGATCACCTCTCGCTGGCTGCTGCGGATGCTCCCCTGGGTGGAGACCAAGGGCGGCGCCTACCGGGTGAACCGCCGGCTGAGCTACACCGTCGGCGACGGGCGAATCGAATTCGTCCAGGACGGTGCCGACGTCCGGGTGATCCCTCGCGAGCTGGGCGAACTGGCCGTGCTCCGCGGCTTCGAAGACGTGGAGGTGTTGACCGCGATCGCCGACAGGTGTGTCCAGCGCGACTTTCGCGCCGGCGAGGTGTTGGCGGAGCGCGGTACCCCTGCCGAACAGATCCATCTGATCGCCCATGGCCGGATCAACCAGACCTCCGTCGGCAAGTACGGCGACGAGGCCGCCGTCGCCGTACTCGCCGACGGTGACCGGTTCGGTGAGAACGCCCTTCTGGACGCCGACGCCAGATGGGACTGCACCGCCACCGCCGAGACCTCCGGCACCCTGCTCACCTTGTCCCGCGGTGACTTCGCCGCCGTGCTGTCCTCGGCGCCGAGCCTCCAGGCCCACATCCGCCGGTTCAGCTCGCTTTCCCTGCAGCGGCAGAACCGTCACGGCGAGGCCGAGATCGCGATGTCGGCCGGCCATACCGGCGAAGTCGCGCTGCCGGGCGCCTTCGTCGACTACGAGCTCAAGCCGCGCGAGTACGAGCTCTCCGTCGCGCAGACCGTTCTGCGGGTCCACACGAGGGTCGCCGACCTTTACAACGGGCCGATGAACCAGACCGAGGAGCAGCTCAGGCTCACGATCGAGGCGCTGCGCGAGCGCCAGGAGCACGAGCTGATCAACAACCGGGAGTTCGGCCTGCTCCACAACGCCGACTTCAAGCAGCGGATCCAGCCCCACTCCGGCCCGCCCACCCCGGACGACCTCGACGAGCTGCTCTGCCGCCGCCGCGGCACCAAGCTCTTCCTCGCTCACCCCAGGACGATCGCTGCGATCGGGCGTGAGCTGAACGCCCGGGGCATCTACCCGGGCAACGTCGACCTCGGCGGGCAGCGGGTCCCCGCCTGGCGCGGGGTCCCGATCCTGCCCTGCAACAAGATCCCCATCAGCAAGGAGGGCACCAGCTCGATCCTCGCCATGCGAACCGGCGAGAACAACCAGGGCGTCATCGGTCTGCGTCAGACCGGCCTGCCGGAGGAGTACGAGCCGGGCCTGTCGGTGCGCTGCACGGGCGTCAGCGAGCAGGCGATCATCTCGTACCTGGTCACCACCTACTACTCCGCCGCCATCCTGGTCTCCAACGCACTCGGCGTGCTGGAGAACGTGCAGATCGGCCGCAGGCTCAACTAG
- a CDS encoding propionyl-CoA synthetase, whose protein sequence is MRSEERTTVGTYTESRHRSLTDPEGFWLEAARLVDWTAAPSRALDSSGAPFYRWFPDGELNTCANALDRHVADGAGERTALIWDSAMVPGKRSFTYRELRDEVARLAGALTGLGVGRGDRVVIYMPMVPEAVMTMLACARIGAVHSVVFGGFAPKELATRIEDARPKLVVAASCGLEPNRVVAYQPILDEALALSSHRPEHTLMLQRETLKADLGAGYVDWADVVPGAQPVEPVPVAATDPLYILYTSGTTGRPKGVLRSAGGHAVALAWSMGAVYDIHAGDVFWTVSDVGWVVGHSYIVYGPLLVGATTVVYEGKPVGTPDAGAFWRVVQEYGVQAIFTAPTAIRAIKKADPDAAELAKYDITSLASLFLAGERLDPETYHWASQALGVPVTDHWWQTETGWAIAANPRGLEALPVKPGSATVPVPGWDVQILDEDGRPLPPGREGEIAIRLPLPPGALQTLWDDDDRFVESYLSRFPGYYHTGDSGYFDDDGYLFVMGRTDDVINVAGHRLSTGAIEAALATHPAVAECAVIGIPDSLKGHVPYGLVVLKSGADPAPEQLRTELVAAVRRDVGPVAAFRDVAIVLALPKTRSGKVLRKTMRGIADGRDEPVPATIEDASVLDALIPLLRNRP, encoded by the coding sequence CTGAGATCAGAAGAGAGAACAACAGTGGGAACCTACACCGAGAGCCGTCACCGGAGCCTCACCGATCCAGAAGGCTTCTGGTTGGAGGCGGCGCGGCTGGTCGACTGGACGGCGGCGCCGTCGCGTGCCCTCGACAGCAGTGGCGCGCCGTTCTACCGCTGGTTTCCGGACGGCGAGTTGAACACCTGCGCCAACGCACTGGACCGGCATGTTGCCGACGGAGCCGGCGAGCGCACGGCACTGATCTGGGACTCGGCGATGGTCCCGGGGAAGCGGTCGTTCACCTACCGCGAGCTGCGTGACGAGGTGGCACGTCTCGCCGGTGCGCTGACCGGACTGGGGGTCGGCAGGGGCGACCGGGTCGTCATCTACATGCCGATGGTTCCCGAGGCCGTGATGACAATGCTGGCCTGCGCCCGGATCGGCGCAGTGCACTCGGTGGTGTTCGGCGGGTTCGCGCCCAAGGAGCTCGCCACCCGGATCGAGGACGCCCGTCCCAAGTTGGTCGTCGCCGCCTCCTGCGGGCTGGAGCCCAACCGCGTGGTGGCCTACCAGCCGATCCTGGACGAGGCACTTGCGCTCAGCTCCCACCGGCCCGAGCACACCCTGATGCTCCAACGCGAGACACTCAAAGCCGATCTGGGCGCCGGCTATGTGGACTGGGCCGACGTCGTGCCCGGTGCGCAGCCCGTGGAGCCGGTCCCGGTCGCGGCCACCGATCCGCTCTACATCCTCTACACCTCCGGCACGACCGGCCGCCCCAAGGGTGTGCTGCGCAGCGCGGGCGGGCACGCGGTCGCGCTCGCCTGGTCCATGGGTGCTGTCTACGACATCCACGCCGGCGACGTCTTCTGGACCGTCTCGGATGTCGGCTGGGTCGTCGGCCACAGCTACATCGTCTATGGCCCGTTGCTGGTCGGCGCCACGACCGTGGTCTACGAGGGCAAGCCCGTCGGTACTCCTGACGCGGGCGCCTTCTGGCGGGTGGTCCAGGAGTACGGCGTGCAGGCGATTTTCACCGCGCCGACCGCGATCCGGGCGATCAAGAAGGCCGATCCGGACGCCGCGGAGCTCGCCAAGTACGACATCACCTCCCTGGCCTCTCTGTTCCTCGCCGGCGAACGTCTCGACCCGGAGACCTACCACTGGGCCTCGCAAGCTCTCGGCGTCCCGGTCACCGATCACTGGTGGCAGACCGAGACCGGCTGGGCGATCGCGGCCAACCCGCGTGGTCTGGAGGCGTTGCCCGTCAAGCCGGGCTCGGCCACGGTGCCTGTCCCCGGCTGGGACGTGCAGATCCTGGACGAGGACGGACGACCACTGCCGCCCGGCCGGGAGGGCGAGATCGCGATCCGGCTGCCGCTGCCCCCGGGGGCGCTCCAGACGTTGTGGGACGACGACGACCGGTTCGTGGAGTCCTACCTGAGCCGGTTCCCCGGCTACTACCACACCGGCGACTCGGGCTACTTCGACGACGACGGGTACCTCTTCGTCATGGGCCGTACCGACGACGTGATCAATGTCGCCGGACACCGCCTGTCGACCGGTGCCATCGAGGCCGCCCTGGCCACCCACCCCGCGGTCGCCGAATGCGCAGTGATCGGCATCCCCGACAGTCTCAAGGGACATGTGCCCTACGGTCTCGTCGTCCTCAAGTCCGGCGCGGACCCGGCCCCGGAGCAGCTGCGCACCGAACTCGTTGCGGCCGTCCGGCGCGACGTCGGCCCCGTCGCGGCCTTCCGCGACGTCGCAATCGTCCTCGCACTGCCGAAGACCCGCTCCGGCAAGGTCCTCCGCAAGACGATGCGCGGCATCGCCGACGGCCGGGACGAGCCGGTCCCCGCGACGATCGAGGACGCCTCCGTGCTCGACGCACTGATCCCCCTCCTGCGCAACCGCCCTTGA